The genomic interval gtctctctttatgtagtgttgtgttgtctctctcgtcatgatgtgtgttttttcCTAATTTGTAATCCAAGCTTCCGTCCCCGcaagaggccttttgcctttttataggccgccattgtaaataagaatttgttctttattaactgacttgcccactTAAATAAAGGGATGTGACTGAAGGAGTGGGATGGTTGTTATATACCCtctacagtaggtggcggcaataCACCAATAGTTGTAATCTGCCATAAACtttaaagaaggagaagaagaagaagcgtgACGTAGAGATCACATGACCCCAATCTCGCGGTTTTTGAAGATTTTTCGTTGGACGGGTAGCAGCTTAAGACATGGCCGAGGAACAGGGACGGAAGTGGGACCGATGCCTAGCTGATAGCGCTGTAAAGTTAGGTAAATATCTATATTTTGAAAAATGCCTCTATTGAGAAATGTATTCCGAACAGCGTACAACCTAAAACAGGGCAGTGTAAACCGGGGACTAGGCGCATGATCTTAGCAAGGCCACCTGTAATCGCATCGCATGGTGTGGGCCGTATAACGTTACCCGGTGAGGTCAATTGCCATTTCAAACCAAAAGCTCATTAACATAGCTATATTTTTTTGGTTGATTGATTTGTTGTAGAAATTATATTATAGGCTATTGTGTTGCAGAAGCGGACACAAACCTTTGCGTTCGCAGGTCCTCTGTTTTTTATTATTCTGTGTCAAGTCCTTGAAACACTCAGATCTCGTGCCCTTCACGCCCTAATTTAAGCctttgatacaatgtttcaatgaCAGTAACTGTTAATGCTATAACTGATACAATGTCATGCAGTAAAATGTTACCAGAATCGCTAACTGTTGCAATGCATGTCACAGGGAACTAACTGGTGTGTGTTCATTACACAGACTCTGTTAAATCGTTTTGTCTGTTGCAAAACGATTAGGAACAGATAACTTTTCCCATTTTGAGTAAAATGTTTGCTGCAAAAACGAGAACTTCTatttgacaaattcaggtagaTCTCTCCCcatttcgttccgtttgcttccgtttcgTTTTAAAATGGTGTCTCTTGCAAGACGTAATAAATACACCCCTGATAGAGGGTCTTGGATGTGTGTCTGTTATTGCCCCTAGCCACCGTCCATTCTCATCACGAACTTCACTCTACTGTGCCACTGATGCACGTACCAAGCAACATCCATAGACCTCTTGGCAACATTCCACATGGCGTATGTTGTGCTGCTGACAGGATACCTATAGCTCATCAATGCATCTGTTAAAAATTTCATCCCATCATTCACCCTGGCCTAGTCTTGTCTCATCCTCTTTCATGTCAGAGAGAGACCTTCTCTATTAGGCACAGTATTGGCTATGGACAGACAGCGTTGTTGCGTATTGCCTTTATTAAAAAAATACGAAATACTGAGACTTGCATATGACATTGAGTCAAAGGTTAATATGATTAAACAAACTATACAGTAATGATGCACCTGAACTGTATGCTCCTTATCAAGCGCATCTCTAGAGCTTCTTCAATCAGAACATAACCAGTGTTATTGGAATACCCACATTATGAGTACATAAATCAAGCTTTAATTATGTTCTATGTAGTTATGTCATTTATATTGACATTTtgatcatttagcagacactcttatccagagcgacttacagtagtgctCGGTACATTTTATACTTTTTCAttctggccccccgtgggaatccaACCCCCAACCCTGACaatgcaagcgccatgctctaccaactgagccacatggacCCCTGTCATGTCTATCATGTGCTGATATATGATGTCTAATGAGGATTAATAAACTTACAGTTAATGTAAATTGTTACTATACTTTACAGAAAGGTCAGTGCAGACAGTATAGTTGCACTAGCCTTATCCCTGGCCTATTGTCTAAATGTTACTTTACTATTACAGTTGCTGGATCGTGTTGGGGATAAAACATTATAAACCTGTGGGAATAAAACATTTTAATCATGCATGTGGAGTGTGAAGGTAGAGTCCAATATCCATAAAATAATAATGTCCAAGAACATGTCACACATTCTGATGTTGAACTGATGATATTAAGGCACCCTTTCCAAACACAATATCTGGGGAAATTAGAGGCCATTTAAGTAGTGTTTTTCCTCAGAGGGGTTTTAATTCTCATCCTTTGTAACCAAAGTATTTAGCCATGGTTTTGGAATGTCAGCTAGCTTTGGAGCAACTAGCCATGAGAACTTCCTAATTTCCAGGTTTTAGATTTTGATCACACTGTGTGGCTAGAGATTCATAACTGTAAATCTGTTGCAGATCTGGCTTCATATTTGGCCAACTCCACTGCATTTCGGCAACTATCACAGGAAGGGGGAGGAGCGGGAGGAGGAGAAATGGAGAGTttaagagagggagtggggttaaAGAGACAAAAGCTGAGTCTGTAAATCTTAAAGCTTGGACTGGAAAGGGGGGGAGGTGAAGAGGAGTATGATTTTATGTTTGTCAGCAGCAATAAAGATGTGGGATGTCGTTTTTGTGGTCTTGTTTGACATGTGTAAATTGTGTAATCCTAACGGAGGGAGCAGCGTCTGAGTGCTCTGGCAACGGCGCATCGTCATGCTGCATAGCTCTCTGAATCCAATTAAGAAGTGGAGGGGCCCAaactgttgtttttatgtgtttctgTGATGGCTGGCCCAGAGCTGGGCGGGGCGCGGCCCACAGCGAGGTGAAGCTAAGAACACAAACACATTCCTCCTCCAAGCTCCCCCTCTGGTCCACACTTACTtgctctgtctgtgtggtgtctgaTCAGTTTGTCTGTCCACCTCCTAGTCATGGAGATCACATCAACCCACCTGGACCCTCAGCTTGACCAGACTGGATCCTCACTCTCCCTTACTTACACATCCCAGATCTCTAGATCACACTGCCAGTCCTCTATCCCccctatctctcctccctctttgtGTCTGTCCTTCACAGCACTAGCTACTCATACCCCCAGgcatctcctctccctttccactCCATTTCCATTTTTTTCTTTCCAATTAAGTTCATTTTCACATGCGTTACCTCGTCTTctcccgctttctctctctaaaGATCCATGTCTGGCTGACAGGGGCTGTTAACTTCTTACGACTGAGATCGGCTGAGATCTCGTTAAAGGGAttgccttgacaacagccagtgaaagtgcagggcgccaaattcaaacaacagaaatctcataaagaTTCCTCAAACATgcgtattttacaccattttaaagataaacttgttgttaatcccaccacagtgtccgatttcaaaaaggctttacgacaaaagcacaccatctgattatgttaggtcagtacctagtcacagaatttttttcccagccaaagagtcacaaaaagcagaaatagagataaaatgaatcactaacctttgatgatcttcatcagatgacactcataggacttcatgttacacaatacatgtatgttttgttcgataaagttcatatttatatcccaaaaaattagtttacattggcgcgttatgttcagtaatgttttgcctccaaaacatccggtgattttgcagagagccacatcaattcacagaaatactcttaataaacattgctaaaagatacaagtgttatacatggaactttagatacttctccttaatgcaaccgctgtgtcagattccagacaaactttacggaaaaagcacaccatgcaataatctgagtacggcgctcagacacaaaaacaagccatacaggtacccgccatgttgtggagtcaacagaagtcagaaatagcattataaatattcacttacctttgatgatcttcatcagaaagcactcccagaaatcccagttccacaataaatgtttgttttgttcgataaagtccataatttatgtccaaatacctttttGTTCGCGCCTTTAGTTAAAAAATCTAATTTCATGACGTGCAggccagacaaagtcaaaaaattccattacagatcgtagaaacatgtcaaacgatgtatagaatcaatctttagtatGTTTTTAACATAGatcttcaataatatttcaaccggagaattcctttgtctttagaaacaaAAAGGAACACAGCTACCTCTCACGGGCGCGcgcctgactgagctcatggcactctgccagacacctggttgaAACCGCTCTCATTCCCTtatccttcacagtagaaaccTGAAACAAGgttttaaagactgttgacatctagtggaagccttaggaagtgcaatatgaccccatagacactgtatattggataggaaaaccgacaaacctcagatttcccacttccgggttggattctttctcaggtttttgcctgccatatgagttctgttatactcacagacatcattcaaacagctttagaaacttcagaatgttttctatccaaatatactaataatatgcatatcttagcttctgggcctgagtagcaggcagtttactctgggcaccttattcatccaagctactcaatactgcccccagcatAAGAAGTTAACCAACTCTGGGGTTAGTGGCCATGTTGCCCCCCCCTCAACTCGTTAGAGAAGTTTTAATTCGGAGCACACCAGGGAATtccgtacctgtgtgtgtgcatcaccCCAATACGTAATCATAGGGTGTGCTGCTGAGTTGGTTTTTGTCTGTTCCTCTGTTGAAGTTTATacattgctctctcgctctctttctctctccctcgctgtagCCACCGGCCTTGGTGTGGGGATTGTGTTTTCAGTTCTCTTCTTCAAACGTGAGTATTGCCTCAGACAGCAGAGAACAGTCATAGTAATTTGTGCTTTTTAATAAACTGACCATGTGTTGATCTTTGTGGGAGTTATGCTTTGTTTATTAAAGTGAATTGTCCGTCCCATCTTCAGGGCGCACATGGCCAGTGGTGTTTGGCTCGGGTGTGGGGCTAGGCATGGGCTACTCCAACTGCCAGCAGGACTTCAGGTCACCTTACATGCTCCATGGCCACATGGTGAAGGTGAGCAAATCACACACGCCATGACCAAGGTCGATGCCATTAAGTTTGAAACAGTGTCCCATCTTTTGTCCTCAACAATAATTGCACATAATACAAttactgttttttttgtctttcagGAACAGTAGAAGACTGATGAGAGTTGGCTGATGTAGAAGTTGCTGTCTCGTCCTTATTATTTTGGACGGAACTCTGTCTCCCTGCCACCCAATGTAATTACTGTGTGAGTCTCAGGGCAGTCgatatgtatatatttaataaAACAGTAATGAAGAATTTGACAGAAATATCCTAAGTTACTTTTGTCATCTGTGTCAATAAAGTATTTGAGTGCTCACAAATAACATCTGTATTTTGAAATGACTTTGGCAAGCTTggtgtgggagggagagagtgggggggaatTTAAGTATTTTGTGTGTTAATGAGTAGGAGAGTTAAACTCCTGCTGTTTTGGAATGGGAGCCAGCTTCAGCACCTGCAGCCCTCAAGGAAAGAGGGGAAGCAGGGGAAAAAATAAATCTAAAGAAAATTAAGCCATGGATGATGGAGGGGGGGTGGTCATGGATTTTGGATCTATGATGTGCAGCATTACAACTAATTATCACTATCATTAATATCGGGGTGCAACTTTCATTGGGGATGGGGGAACATGTCCCCCCCTGTTTTaccattggaatgtgatacaaaacgaggcaacgatgtgctttaggaccatacggacgcctccgagcggtcgggtaggctttTTTGAGTGTATCTGgctgaaaaaataataattatgtcCCCCCCACACTTCTAAAAAGTTGCGCCCCTGAATAGTATCTATTGTGCATTGCTACCATCTAGCACTACCACGAATAGTTTCAGTGGAGAAACTGTAGGACATGTTACCAATGTTGCGCTGGCAAGAAGGGCGAAATACATTGTTCCAGGTGAAAGTCTTATCTGCAACACCATGCAGTCTGACCTCATATGGGAGTGTTTGGGACGCTGGCAATGGCAGAGAACCTGTGTGtctacgtgcatgtgtgtgttggcAGGGATTGTGTAGGTGGTGCTGCATGGAGAAGGATCATGCTAGCTTGTGTGTCTTTTGTGAGCAATCTTCTATACCTGTGTGTTCATTGGCAGCACTGTGTCTGTAAGTGtgttttgtgagtgtgtgtttgtccagccCCCTGGAGCAGCAGAATTTGTGGAATGTTCTAGAATGTCAGTGCTGGACTGAAGCTCAGCTCTTATTACTAACAGGTGAGTACTGCACCGTGCatgtctgaaaacacacacacattgttccacacacacacagagcgagaaaCACGTTCACACTTTCACTTCAAGGCACTTATtcaaacacacattcatacacgTGTACAAACTCACATGCTCCCTCATGAGCTTAAACGATACACATTACATACAGCACACATACAGATATGCCCAGGCATACATATACAATCTCAAACACACTATTTATACCACATAATTTAAAAATCACATTCACGTGTATCTCTCTCCATAATAGATACAAAACGTTCTTCAACagtcgtgtgtgtgtatataaacattatttcacacagacactcttacacacacatgcatgtaaaCACTCACGCATGCATTCTGCAAAGAATTGGGCAAAAAGTAAGGAGTATATgttgacattttttatttaactaggcaagtcagttaagaataaagtcttatttacaatgacagcctcctgcggggacgggggattaaagaaaataaaacaaaacacacatcacgacgagagacaacactacataaagagagacctaagatgcCAACAcaccatggtagcaacaccacatgacaacatggtagcaacacaacatggtacaaacattatctCAAAAAAAGGTTCCTCTATTTCACTTATTGTCTTCAAGTGAAGCGCAAAACACTGGTACGGGTGCTTGTGGATACAATCCAACCTGCACACCtgtggagggaaaaggggggtaGATTTCTAGGGACATAATAGTGTACTTGTCTGTGCCTGTCTGCCAGATTCTCCAGAAGACAGTCATAATCACTAATAACCTTGCCACTAATCAGAAAACACAGCTGGTTCAGATATCATACACATGTCAGCATCATAATTACAACCATTTTCCATCAGATGTGGTCTGTTCTGCTGCCAGAAGAGGGAGGTCAGAAAGGTGCCAGTCCAGCATGCAGAGTTTATTTGAGGATAACAGAGTACCGTCATGGTAGGATGAGGGACTGCAGTGGCCATTGAGCAAATTTCTGTTAGAAATTATCATGGAGAAGCAACATTCTTCCATTATGCAAAAATAACCCCTGGAAGTCTGGGACGCTGACTGACTGCTGAAGTGGTGCACAGCTCATGAGGCACTAAAGAGCTACAGCGTCTGCTGGTTTTCATTACTTTCTGGCACTTACTTGCTCAATAGGTTTATTGGAGGGTCCGTTCATGGTTTCCAAGGTGTTCATCAGTGGCTTATTCAAAGATTGGGACAAAACCTGAACACTGGCCCTGcctactgtatatatctatttcCACTGAGCCATATTCCTTCATGTGTTTCTTATAGGTACTCCACTCACCTGAGAACAGCCACTGTGAACTGACACCAGTGATGCATGTGTCACTATTTGCAACATTTTACTATAAGCTTATGAAAATGTTTCTTTCATGAAGTTTAGAAGTCAAAtaacaaaaacactttttctgagtGAAAACAATGAGATCTGATAGAAGGTGCATATGAGTAAAAAAATGTTATCACAGAACATATGGTCGTGATATGCCCATGTCATGCCTATGTAGTGTTGTATGACCCGAAAGGGAGAGGGGCTCAATTTGCTGAAACACTGATAAATTCAGACCTGCCAAACTCATTCACCCAACTCCCGTTCCCAGTCGTCCAAAAACACAGCGGGACTCCTGTCCGGAGGCACAGCCGCGCCTATACCCAAATCCATCGACTAAAGCAAAGGCGAGAACTTGGAACGTACAGCTTCACGGAAAAGACATAGCCTCCCGTTTTTGGAGAGAAGAGGTGTAAACAGACTCATAAGGGAAGGGATAGAGCACGGAGGGGAGGGACCCTGTACGCCGA from Salvelinus fontinalis isolate EN_2023a chromosome 18, ASM2944872v1, whole genome shotgun sequence carries:
- the LOC129815568 gene encoding MICOS complex subunit Mic10-like, translated to MAEEQGRKWDRCLADSAVKLATGLGVGIVFSVLFFKRRTWPVVFGSGVGLGMGYSNCQQDFRSPYMLHGHMVKEQ